From Staphylococcus sp. IVB6214:
AGCCGTGTATGATAACATAAGAAGAACGGGTGAGCTTGTCGAAGATTATGAAGAAAAGCTCGGCTTATACCGTCGTTTTACTCGGCGCCAAGAGTTATATCGCGCGCTGCGTGATCATATTCATGAACCAGAAAGACTCGATCAATATATACAAGAATTGGAAGAATTAGAATAAGGAGGGTCACTTTATGGCGTTTGAAGGATTATCCGATCGTTTACAAGCGACTATGCAAAAAATTAAAGGTAAAGGTAAAGTGACTGAAGCTGACATCAAAATGATGATGCGCGAAGTACGTCTTGCGTTACTCGAAGCAGACGTTAACTTCAAAGTCGTGAAAAACTTTGTAAAGACAGTTTCAGAACGTGCACTCGGCTCCGATGTGATGAAATCACTTACACCTGGACAACAAGTCATCAAGATTGTTCAAGAAGAATTGACAACGCTAATGGGTGGAGACAACAGTGCGATTACGATGGCCAAAAAGCCACCAACAGTTGTGATGATGGTTGGTTTGCAAGGGGCAGGTAAAACAACAACAGCAGGTAAGTTAGCCTTATTAATGCGCAAGAAATACAATAAAAAACCAATGCTAGTTGCTGCAGATATTTATCGTCCAGCTGCCATTAATCAATTACAAACAGTTGGTAAGCAAATTGACATTCCGGTCTATTCAGAAGGAGACCAAGTCA
This genomic window contains:
- a CDS encoding putative DNA-binding protein, coding for MAENDLIKTLRMNYLYDFYQSLLTEKQRNYLRLYYLEDYALSEIADTFDVSRQAVYDNIRRTGELVEDYEEKLGLYRRFTRRQELYRALRDHIHEPERLDQYIQELEELE